The DNA segment TAGGGCGATAGTGCAACCCATCCCGGAAATAATGTCTCTTAGGAAAATTGTTGAGTGTAAAACCTGGCATAACGATTTTCCAGGGCTAACAGTTCCTCGTGAGTGCCTGATTCGACAATTTGTCCTCGCTCTAAAACTAAAATGCGATCGCATCTTCTCACTGTACTTAAGCGGTGAGCAATAATAAATACTGTACGATTCTGCATTAATCTTTCCAAGGCTTCCTGTACTAACGCCTCCGACTCAGAATCTAAGGCTGATGTCGCCTCATCTAAAATCAAAATTTGTGGGTTCAGCAGCACAGCACGGGCAATAGCTATTCTTTGGCGTTGTCCACCAGATAAATTTACACCCCGTTCGCCCACCCAAGTATTGTAACCTTCTGGCAGTTGGCTAATAAATTGATGGGCGTTAGCAATTTTGGCGGCGGCGGCGACTGCTTCTAAATCAAATATGTCCTGTCCAAAGGCGATATTTTGAGCAACTGTCCCAGAAAACATAATAGTTTCTTGGGGAACAATGCCAATTTGTCGCCGCAAACTCTGTAGTCTGACATCCCGAATATCTACGCCGTCAATCAAGATTTGTCCGGCTGAAGGGTCATAAAAACGGGGGAGGAGATTAACAAAGGTAGTTTTACCAGCCCCAGAAGCACCTACAAAGGCGATCGCTTCCCCTGGCATAGCTAACAAATTAATATCTTTTAAGACAGTTTCCCCTGGTTTATAGGCAAAGGTGACACCACTGTATTCTACTTTCCCCTTAACTGGAGGTAAGGTAACAGCATTAGGCTTTTCTAAAACTGTCGGCTGTATCGCCATTAATTCAAAAATCCGGTCAACAGAGGCTTCCCCTTGCTTAAATTCGTTGTAATTATTCGTCACATGACCGATGGGATCAATTAACAACCCGGCGGCGGCTAGATAACTGAAAAATTCTCCCACCGTTAAATTATTTTGCTGAATTTGCCACGCGCCCACCAAAAGCAAGGATAAGGCACTCAAAGCTTCCAAAAATCCCACAATGGGAATTTGCACGGCCTTCAAGCGTTCGGCAGAGTATTTGGCTTGAAAACTGCGTTCAGCTTCTCGGCTAAATCTAGTCACCTCGTAATTCTCTGCGGCAAATGCCCTAATCAGCCGAATCCCACTGAAAACTTCTGTGAGGATTGCCGACAAATCAGACACACGATTTTGGCTCCTCAGGGAGTATTTACGCAAACGTTCCCCAAACCAACCAATTAAAATTCCCATGAATGGGGCAACAATCACCGTTGCTAAGGTGAGTTGCCAATTCAGGTAAATCATGTAGATGGGAATGGCTATTAACTGCAACACGCAGGGAATAAAGTCGTGAAACAGTTTATTGACAACTTCACCAATGCGGTCAATATCTTCTGTGAGGCGGTAAGATAAATCACCTGCTTTGGCTGTTTCAAAATAGCTTAAATCTAGCTTTTGCAAATGCCCATATACCTGCTTGCGGAGATAAAAAGCTATCCGCAAAGCAGCCTTAGACATATAGATATCTTGCACAGACTGAAAAAAGCCCCGGACAAGAAACACCAAGCCCAAGATAGCGGCTAATTGAGCGATCGCCACTACATTACCTTGTCCAAAAGGATTAGCTAACTTGCCTGCAAAATTAATTAAGGTTAAGGTAGCCAGCACGTATCCCACAATGCCGACAAGTCCTTTCGTGATATTCTGCCACTGGGGTCTAATATAGGGCAGCAGTTGCCAGTAATTAGAACGGGTTTTCAAGCTCTCACATCCACAAAAATATTGTTCTTTGTTTGACGCTACCAGCTTTTGTGTAGTTTCAGTTTATGAAAAATCCTGATTCCCTATGTTTAGGCTGGGATTTATCTGACTGCTAACCACTGACAACTGACCACTAACAAAACTACTTGACAGAGACAGCATCGACATCAACAGTTTCTTCTGTAGCGGGAGAATCTGTTGCGGCGTTAGAATCACCCTTCCGCGCTTTCCAACCTTCAAGCACCAGCCCGGATACCTCAGTAACTAAGATTGACAAAACTAAAAAATCATCAATCTGTCCCACCACGGGAAGGAAATCTGGAGCAATATCAATTGGGCTGACGATATAAACAATTGTTCCTAGAATTACCCACCAACGGTATTTAGGATTTTGTAGTAACCCACGATACCAATTATACAGTGATTGGATTGAGAAATTCATTATTTTAACCCTCTATTTACTTTTAATTTTGGCAAATTGACCCAAGAAATTCCGGTAGAAATAACCGCCCTCGTTAGTCAGGAAGACTCTACTCCGAAATAAGATCAAGCTGAGGTCAAAAGTCAAAATACCTACCGCAAAAATTCCGAAACTCTCTCGTGATGAAGCATCAATGTTGATGTGATTTCTGACGTGGGAATACTAGCCATGTAAGACCAAGCTTTGCTCATGGTTGTTAATTACCTGTACTTACAAAGGCAGACATTGATGCAGGATAAAAATGAATATGAAAAGGCGTAACTTTAGCAAAGTGCAAGCTTTCCCATTACAGATGGTTTTAATTGTTCCATTTGTTCTGCAAATTTTTGGGGCTGTGGGTTTGGTTGGCTACTTGTCCTTTAAAAATGGACAGAAAACAGTGCAAGAGTTGGCAGAGCGATTAATGGATCAAACTAACAATAAAGTAGAGCAACATCTGGATGCTTATCTATCTATTCCTCACAGGGTGAACCAAATTAATGCTGGTGCAATTGAGATGGGATTATTGGATGTGCGCGATCGCCAAGCCATCAGCAAGTATTTTTGGCACCTCATGCAGGCTTATGACGTTAGTTACATCGGCATTGGGCTGACAACAGGCGAAGGCGCGGGCGCGGCTCGCTACGATGGGAAAACGGTAACAATTGAAGATTGGGGAGCTAAGTTACCAAACAACGGCAAAAATTACGCCACTGATAACCAAGGTAATCGTATCCGTGTAAAGAATACATTTAATTACAATAACTTTAATCAAAGTTGGTATACAGAACCAATCAAAGCAGGCAAACCCATCTGGTCGCGCATCTACAGTTGGAATAAGGATAATGATTTATATATCACAGCTGCTACTGGTCGTCCTATCTATGATGCTCAAAAGCGATTGCTAGGGATGGTGGGTGCAGATATTCATCTTTTAAAACTCAGCCAATTTTTACGACGATTGGAAGTTAGTCGTTCGGGACAGGTCTTTATTGTAGAACGCAACGGAATGTTAATTGCTAACTCCAGTACTCAGACACCTTTCTCTGTAATTAATCATCAAATTCATCGCCTGAAAGCAACCCACAGCCCAGATCCGGTAATTCAAGAAATCGCCAAACAGATTCAGCAAAATTCACAAGGGTTTGAGTCGATTACTGAAGCGAAAAAATTACAACTCGAATGGCAAGGAGAACGTAATTATGTTTATGTCAACCCTTGGCGTGATCAATATGGACTAGATTGGCTAGTAGTGGTGAGTGTGCCAGAAAAAGTTTTCATGTCCAAAATTAAGGCTCACACCCAAATTACTATAGCTCTGTGTTTAGGAGCATTAGCAATAGCAGTTTTAATCGGTTATTTCACATCAGTCTGGATTACTCGCCCGATTTTGCGAATGAATTTAGCCAGTCAGGCGATCGCTTCAGGTAAACTAGACCAAAAAATAAATTTTAGTCATATTCAGGAACTCAACATCCTGACTCAATCGTTTAATTATATGGCGGGAAAATTAAGTGAATTTTTTACCGCTTTAGAAACTAGTAAAGCAGAATTGGAAGACCGGGTAGAACAACGTACTGCTGACCTC comes from the Nostoc sp. PCC 7120 = FACHB-418 genome and includes:
- a CDS encoding ABC transporter ATP-binding protein, which gives rise to MKTRSNYWQLLPYIRPQWQNITKGLVGIVGYVLATLTLINFAGKLANPFGQGNVVAIAQLAAILGLVFLVRGFFQSVQDIYMSKAALRIAFYLRKQVYGHLQKLDLSYFETAKAGDLSYRLTEDIDRIGEVVNKLFHDFIPCVLQLIAIPIYMIYLNWQLTLATVIVAPFMGILIGWFGERLRKYSLRSQNRVSDLSAILTEVFSGIRLIRAFAAENYEVTRFSREAERSFQAKYSAERLKAVQIPIVGFLEALSALSLLLVGAWQIQQNNLTVGEFFSYLAAAGLLIDPIGHVTNNYNEFKQGEASVDRIFELMAIQPTVLEKPNAVTLPPVKGKVEYSGVTFAYKPGETVLKDINLLAMPGEAIAFVGASGAGKTTFVNLLPRFYDPSAGQILIDGVDIRDVRLQSLRRQIGIVPQETIMFSGTVAQNIAFGQDIFDLEAVAAAAKIANAHQFISQLPEGYNTWVGERGVNLSGGQRQRIAIARAVLLNPQILILDEATSALDSESEALVQEALERLMQNRTVFIIAHRLSTVRRCDRILVLERGQIVESGTHEELLALENRYARFYTQQFS
- a CDS encoding YkvA family protein is translated as MNFSIQSLYNWYRGLLQNPKYRWWVILGTIVYIVSPIDIAPDFLPVVGQIDDFLVLSILVTEVSGLVLEGWKARKGDSNAATDSPATEETVDVDAVSVK
- a CDS encoding sensor histidine kinase, which produces MKRRNFSKVQAFPLQMVLIVPFVLQIFGAVGLVGYLSFKNGQKTVQELAERLMDQTNNKVEQHLDAYLSIPHRVNQINAGAIEMGLLDVRDRQAISKYFWHLMQAYDVSYIGIGLTTGEGAGAARYDGKTVTIEDWGAKLPNNGKNYATDNQGNRIRVKNTFNYNNFNQSWYTEPIKAGKPIWSRIYSWNKDNDLYITAATGRPIYDAQKRLLGMVGADIHLLKLSQFLRRLEVSRSGQVFIVERNGMLIANSSTQTPFSVINHQIHRLKATHSPDPVIQEIAKQIQQNSQGFESITEAKKLQLEWQGERNYVYVNPWRDQYGLDWLVVVSVPEKVFMSKIKAHTQITIALCLGALAIAVLIGYFTSVWITRPILRMNLASQAIASGKLDQKINFSHIQELNILTQSFNYMAGKLSEFFTALETSKAELEDRVEQRTADLKTALTELQRTQAQVIQGEKMSSLGQLVAGVAHEINNPVNFIYGNITHLNAYTQDLLRMIHLYQERHPSDDPEVQALATEIDLDFLVEDLQKMLSSMNMGTERIRSIVLSLRNFSRIDEAEFKAVDIHEGIESTLLILQHRLKDQPDKPAIEVIRDYGNLPLIECYAGQLNQVLMNILVNAIDALDELNIKRTYEEIKANPSQITIRTSVNDAQWMEIAIADNGPGIPEQLKNRIFDPFFTTKPVGKGTGMGMAISYQIITEKHSGKLECFSTVGQGSEFRIQVPIRQKNSLLV